From the genome of Solanum dulcamara chromosome 12, daSolDulc1.2, whole genome shotgun sequence:
GAAACCATATTGCTCCTGGTATGTAGATCTCCtctgcataaaataattttactgaTAAGCACAAAATGTTATTAGCACAAAAATTACATGTACAACTGTGCTAGCTAGTACCTGTAAGTGAGTTGTAGAGTGACCTTGTGAAAAGTCCAATATATTATTATCCACTGAAGCTGTGTCATTGGTGATTCTAAAGTTGTTCTGTATTGTTGAAACCTAAATCAATTAAATAAAGTCACAATATTCTTTCATTAAATCAATTTGCATAAAACTTACATTGGAAATCAAACCGAACGTAGGAGAGCTAGCTGTATCATCCAGTGCACAAGCTTGCAGTTTTTCCTTTGCTTTCTGCTTTTTGGGATTGCATTTAGGCAATGTGACGTTAATGGGGGCGTGAGAAAAGAAGCCCCTATTGCTGTGGCCAtagtcttcttcttcacaaaaatGTGGAGGTCCAGAAGATGCATCAGAAACCATAGACAAGTCCTCTTCTTCTTGTTCTGTCATTACAAACTTTTCAAGTTTATTGGCTTTGCAACAAGTTAAAGGTGGAAGGATAGAATTTTCCAAGTATAATGTCCAACCAGACTCACATCCACTACTACATTCTGAATCTGCAAATAATCCATAATTCATATTTCTTTCACTATGATAGTAGAGGAAAGTGATGAATCTATTGTTGCTAAatggtgaaagaaaagaaagtgtaATTTGTTATAGTGTTGTGTGTTGTGTGCATGACTGACTAGTCCCTTTAttaagtagtagtagtatttcaCCAAGTGGGAGTTTGTGGGGGAAAGGCTAAAGAAAGGTAGAGGTAGGAAAAAGACCAAAGAAGAATGAAGGATTAAATTGGTAGACCAGTTTTGTCCTGACGTACTCCATATGGGATTAAATCAGGACGTGCCAGTTGGCTCTattagaaaatgagattttctaGAT
Proteins encoded in this window:
- the LOC129877200 gene encoding protein SOB FIVE-LIKE 5-like isoform X1, whose product is MNYGLFADSECSSGCESGWTLYLENSILPPLTCCKANKLEKFVMTEQEEEDLSMVSDASSGPPHFCEEEDYGHSNRGFFSHAPINVTLPKCNPKKQKAKEKLQACALDDTASSPTFGLISNVSTIQNNFRITNDTASVDNNILDFSQGHSTTHLQRRSTYQEQYGFFQSSLLPGNQLQQNQWFEEKKWGGDSSYHQF
- the LOC129877200 gene encoding protein SOB FIVE-LIKE 5-like isoform X2, whose amino-acid sequence is MNYGLFADSECSSGCESGWTLYLENSILPPLTCCKANKLEKFVMTEQEEEDLSMVSDASSGPPHFCEEEDYGHSNRGFFSHAPINVTLPKCNPKKQKAKEKLQACALDDTASSPTFGLISNNNFRITNDTASVDNNILDFSQGHSTTHLQRRSTYQEQYGFFQSSLLPGNQLQQNQWFEEKKWGGDSSYHQF